Proteins encoded in a region of the Methanobacterium petrolearium genome:
- a CDS encoding FprA family A-type flavoprotein — translation MKADAVKIGEGVYWIGVMDWDIRSYHGYTLKGTTYNAYLVFGEDEVVIIDNTYPGSSAQLWGRVEDAFQKEGRELKIDVIIQNHVERDHSGSLGEIHKRFPDAPIYCSQVAINGLKQHYPSLEDADFHPVKTGDSLEVGGRTFAFLDAKMIHWPDSMFTLLMDEGILFSNDAFGQHLCLKERYDHEIPEYLLMNAAQKFYANLVTPASMLVLRKLEEVDKLGLLDKIKMIAPAHGQIWTDPAKILTAYSNWASGQCKDKATIIYDTMHYSTRMMAHALAEGLMSGDVEVEMYFLHDDERSEIVNDILESKALLLGVPTIFNGPYPSFGDLLYYLEGLSFQRTGIKRLAATFGSKGWSGKGAVKVAETLGKCGFDILDTFEVTYVPTKDELDKCYQIGQEMAQKIKKM, via the coding sequence ATGAAAGCAGATGCTGTTAAAATTGGTGAAGGTGTGTACTGGATTGGTGTTATGGATTGGGATATCCGAAGTTATCATGGTTATACTCTGAAAGGGACAACTTATAACGCTTATTTGGTTTTTGGAGAAGATGAGGTAGTTATCATTGATAACACCTATCCTGGCTCTTCTGCACAGTTGTGGGGAAGAGTGGAAGATGCCTTCCAAAAAGAAGGGAGGGAGTTGAAAATTGATGTTATCATTCAGAACCATGTCGAACGTGACCATAGTGGTTCTCTGGGTGAAATTCACAAACGCTTCCCAGATGCCCCTATCTACTGTAGCCAGGTGGCAATTAACGGTCTAAAACAGCATTACCCTTCACTGGAAGATGCGGATTTCCATCCTGTTAAAACTGGTGACTCACTGGAGGTTGGTGGTCGAACCTTTGCTTTCCTGGATGCTAAAATGATTCATTGGCCGGATAGTATGTTCACCCTCCTGATGGATGAAGGTATCCTGTTTTCTAATGATGCCTTTGGCCAGCACCTTTGTTTAAAGGAGCGATATGACCATGAAATTCCAGAATACTTGTTGATGAATGCTGCTCAAAAATTCTATGCTAACCTGGTTACTCCAGCTTCCATGCTGGTGTTGCGCAAGTTAGAAGAGGTTGACAAGTTAGGATTGCTTGACAAGATCAAGATGATTGCCCCAGCCCATGGTCAGATCTGGACTGATCCTGCAAAGATCCTGACTGCTTACAGTAACTGGGCCAGTGGCCAGTGCAAGGATAAAGCCACCATAATCTATGACACCATGCATTACTCCACCCGTATGATGGCCCATGCCCTGGCAGAGGGTCTTATGAGTGGGGATGTGGAGGTGGAGATGTACTTCCTCCATGATGATGAACGCAGCGAAATAGTTAACGATATATTAGAGAGCAAAGCCCTGTTGTTAGGAGTTCCAACCATATTCAATGGCCCCTATCCAAGCTTTGGAGATCTGCTTTACTACTTAGAAGGACTCAGCTTCCAGCGTACCGGGATCAAAAGACTGGCTGCCACCTTCGGGTCCAAGGGTTGGAGTGGTAAAGGTGCGGTGAAAGTTGCTGAAACTCTAGGAAAATGTGGATTTGATATTCTGGACACCTTTGAGGTTACTTATGTGCCCACCAAGGATGAACTAGATAAATGTTACCAGATAGGTCAGGAAATGGCTCAAAAGATCAAAAAAATGTAA
- a CDS encoding CBS domain-containing protein codes for MLKLKVKDVMSSKVITVPPNEDVVFAFEKLMKHKISSLPVVDGETLVGIVTATDLGHNLILDKYELGTTVGEVMVEQVIYVSPEDDLSTAVNKMQEYGSDDGIINQLIVLDNHDLVGIVSDGDIIRCIKL; via the coding sequence ATGTTGAAACTAAAGGTTAAGGATGTGATGAGCAGTAAGGTTATAACTGTACCTCCTAATGAGGATGTTGTATTTGCCTTTGAAAAGCTGATGAAACATAAAATAAGTTCATTACCTGTAGTAGACGGGGAGACCCTGGTGGGAATAGTAACTGCCACAGATTTAGGCCATAATCTCATCCTGGATAAATATGAATTAGGAACCACAGTGGGAGAAGTAATGGTTGAACAGGTGATATATGTCTCGCCTGAAGATGACCTGTCAACTGCGGTGAACAAGATGCAGGAATACGGTTCAGATGATGGGATCATAAACCAGTTAATAGTGCTGGATAATCATGATCTGGTGGGTATTGTTTCTGATGGAGACATAATAAGGTGTATTAAACTTTAA
- a CDS encoding 2-phosphoglycerate kinase — translation MIMVEGEVSGKKYREPFSKGVLARSLTRAEMDPNKAYTFSSQIEAQLKKDGVTLIKLDDLVTIVRQRLKEEDSEIASQYGLWKRIRKCQDPLVILVGGSSGVGTSSIAFEVANRLGIRNMISTDMIREVMRKTSSKELLPTLYESSYTAYRSLRIPPPPELDEVLIGFRDHVDTVSVGVEAVIERSITEGISIVIEGVHIVPGFIREDLVSRHNVHMFILTLEDEEVHKGRFYSRCRQQWARRPLERYMNYFGAIRRTHKYFESQANKYHVPVIENIDITTTIESIIEEITKTYGSEDNVETKG, via the coding sequence ATGATCATGGTTGAAGGAGAAGTGAGTGGTAAAAAATACCGGGAACCCTTTTCAAAGGGTGTTCTGGCCAGGTCCCTGACCCGTGCAGAGATGGATCCCAATAAAGCTTACACCTTCTCTTCACAGATTGAAGCCCAACTCAAAAAGGATGGTGTCACCCTTATTAAACTGGATGATCTAGTTACTATCGTTCGCCAAAGGCTTAAAGAGGAGGACAGTGAAATAGCATCCCAGTATGGTTTGTGGAAAAGGATCAGAAAGTGTCAGGACCCCTTAGTAATTCTAGTAGGGGGTTCTTCAGGAGTAGGAACTTCTTCCATTGCATTTGAGGTGGCTAATCGTCTGGGAATCCGCAACATGATCAGCACGGACATGATCCGTGAGGTAATGCGGAAAACTTCATCTAAGGAACTTCTACCCACACTGTATGAATCAAGTTACACTGCTTACCGCTCCCTGCGCATACCCCCACCACCAGAACTAGATGAGGTTCTCATTGGTTTCAGAGACCATGTGGACACGGTGAGTGTTGGTGTGGAGGCTGTAATTGAACGTTCCATAACTGAAGGTATCAGCATAGTTATTGAAGGTGTTCACATCGTACCCGGATTCATCAGAGAAGATCTGGTTTCCAGACACAATGTACACATGTTCATCTTAACACTTGAAGATGAAGAAGTCCATAAGGGAAGATTCTACTCGAGATGCAGGCAACAATGGGCTAGAAGGCCTCTTGAAAGGTATATGAACTATTTCGGTGCTATTCGAAGGACTCATAAATATTTCGAGAGCCAGGCTAACAAGTATCATGTGCCAGTTATTGAGAACATAGATATCACAACTACCATTGAATCCATTATTGAAGAAATTACAAAAACCTATGGAAGTGAAGACAATGTTGAAACTAAAGGTTAA
- a CDS encoding metallophosphoesterase, with the protein MKILAVSDLHGNIKPIRNYLKDNKVDLIIIAGDITHFGPAELGEDILNEISSFQIPVLAIPGNCDPESLHINIDNSQAVNLHARGMVIKNIGVCGFGGSNPTPFNTPLEFEEIQIYDEAKKALEGVKNEKITLFVTHAPPYGTKTDLLPSGEHVGSKSLRKIIEELQPTINICGHIHEARGIDKIGNTQIINPGELSHGHACLIKIPDSPDEEKIETGIIKL; encoded by the coding sequence ATGAAAATTCTGGCTGTCAGTGATCTTCATGGAAATATTAAACCAATACGGAATTATCTCAAGGATAACAAGGTGGATCTGATAATAATAGCAGGTGACATAACCCATTTCGGCCCAGCAGAGTTAGGGGAGGACATATTAAATGAAATTTCTTCATTCCAAATCCCGGTACTGGCAATCCCAGGTAACTGCGATCCAGAGTCACTCCATATCAACATAGACAACTCCCAGGCTGTAAACCTCCACGCCAGGGGTATGGTGATAAAAAATATAGGAGTGTGTGGTTTTGGAGGGTCTAATCCAACACCGTTTAACACTCCCCTGGAATTTGAAGAGATTCAGATCTACGATGAGGCTAAAAAAGCCCTTGAAGGTGTTAAAAATGAGAAAATAACTCTTTTTGTCACTCATGCACCACCTTATGGCACCAAAACGGACCTGTTACCTTCAGGGGAGCATGTGGGAAGTAAAAGTCTCCGTAAAATAATTGAAGAACTGCAACCAACCATAAATATCTGTGGACATATACATGAAGCCAGAGGCATTGATAAGATAGGAAATACTCAAATAATAAACCCGGGAGAACTTTCCCATGGTCACGCCTGTTTAATTAAGATTCCTGATTCTCCTGATGAGGAAAAAATCGAAACTGGAATTATTAAACTTTAA
- a CDS encoding DUF2096 domain-containing protein encodes MNELPAEQTWLVLVELLTDLKKKGTEIPKEVTKNIQMAKTTINFYKVDPTDPERQVEVARINEFLTKIQNTLMNLADGIGEEYSSQWMNKLLKASRGEVVYPQKKTDSKFVVGAPSGFSMIRVNFKAPLSEDRVQEIAEYHNVIIEFDEDDLISVYGDKENLKKSLQELSSFFKEQLKEREEDV; translated from the coding sequence ATGAATGAACTACCTGCCGAACAGACCTGGCTGGTTTTGGTGGAACTTTTAACTGATCTTAAGAAAAAAGGAACAGAAATTCCTAAAGAGGTTACTAAAAACATACAGATGGCCAAAACCACCATAAATTTTTACAAGGTGGATCCTACCGACCCTGAAAGACAGGTTGAAGTAGCTAGAATTAATGAATTTTTAACTAAAATTCAGAATACCTTAATGAACCTGGCTGATGGTATAGGCGAAGAATACAGTTCTCAATGGATGAATAAACTGTTAAAAGCTTCCCGAGGAGAGGTGGTATATCCTCAGAAAAAAACTGATTCCAAGTTCGTGGTTGGTGCTCCTTCTGGGTTTTCAATGATTCGTGTTAACTTCAAAGCACCACTCTCCGAAGATAGGGTTCAGGAAATAGCCGAGTATCACAATGTTATAATTGAGTTTGATGAAGATGATCTGATATCAGTATATGGGGATAAAGAAAATCTCAAAAAAAGTCTTCAAGAACTTTCATCGTTCTTTAAAGAACAGTTGAAAGAAAGGGAAGAAGATGTTTAA
- a CDS encoding DUF749 domain-containing protein yields MFVASLAGIFKYKELPEKYGPFVQYKASIENKSLDENDDIAILDIIGTESVHVLFLDSYTSFEQIDEELKEADAKLNHRSKQVLEGYL; encoded by the coding sequence TTGTTCGTAGCCAGTCTAGCTGGAATTTTCAAATACAAAGAATTACCGGAAAAATATGGTCCTTTTGTACAGTACAAGGCATCAATAGAAAATAAATCACTTGATGAAAATGATGATATAGCAATTCTAGATATAATAGGCACAGAAAGTGTTCACGTGCTGTTTTTAGACTCATACACGAGTTTTGAACAAATCGATGAAGAACTTAAGGAAGCTGATGCCAAACTCAATCACCGTTCCAAACAGGTCCTGGAAGGTTACTTATGA
- the hdrB gene encoding CoB--CoM heterodisulfide reductase subunit B: protein MAEQEFAYFLGCIMNNRYPGIEKSTRLLFDALDVGLKDMEGASCCPAPGVFGSFDRTTWAAIAARNLTIAEEQGNDIMTECNGCFGSLFESNHMLHEDAEMKEKINKVLAEAGREYKGEIQVRHFAEILYNDVGMEKLGELVTNPLENLKVAVHYGCHFLKPSAEIGIDNPMKPTILDELVEVTGAKSIPYKDKMMCCGAGGGLRSRDLDVTADFTKEKLTNMREAGVDAIVNVCPFCHLQFDVGQVEVNEKFGTDFEIPVFHLAQLYGMAMGLPKEELTVDAHQICTDSALDKCYLDEITGGE, encoded by the coding sequence ATGGCTGAACAAGAATTTGCATACTTCTTAGGATGTATCATGAACAACCGATACCCAGGTATCGAAAAATCCACCAGATTACTCTTTGACGCACTAGATGTAGGTCTTAAAGACATGGAAGGAGCATCATGCTGCCCTGCACCTGGAGTATTTGGTTCATTTGACAGAACTACCTGGGCTGCCATCGCTGCCCGAAACCTCACCATAGCTGAAGAACAGGGAAACGACATCATGACTGAATGTAATGGATGTTTCGGATCTCTATTCGAAAGCAACCACATGCTACATGAAGATGCAGAGATGAAGGAAAAGATCAACAAAGTCTTAGCAGAAGCAGGACGCGAATATAAAGGTGAAATCCAAGTACGACACTTCGCAGAAATTCTCTACAACGATGTGGGAATGGAAAAACTTGGTGAATTAGTAACCAACCCACTGGAAAACCTCAAAGTAGCTGTACACTATGGCTGCCACTTCCTGAAACCCAGCGCAGAAATAGGTATAGATAACCCAATGAAACCAACCATACTTGACGAATTAGTGGAAGTAACTGGTGCTAAATCAATCCCATACAAAGACAAAATGATGTGCTGTGGTGCTGGTGGTGGCCTAAGATCCAGAGACCTGGACGTGACCGCTGATTTCACCAAAGAAAAACTCACCAACATGAGAGAAGCAGGTGTAGATGCCATTGTAAATGTCTGCCCATTCTGTCACCTTCAATTCGACGTGGGACAAGTCGAAGTCAATGAAAAATTCGGAACAGACTTTGAAATCCCTGTCTTCCACCTGGCACAACTCTATGGAATGGCCATGGGACTGCCTAAAGAAGAACTAACCGTAGACGCACACCAGATCTGCACAGACTCTGCTCTGGACAAATGTTACTTAGATGAAATAACCGGTGGAGAATAA
- the hdrC gene encoding CoB--CoM heterodisulfide reductase subunit C: MSFLKRLKNVFSGEDDSEKKEEAVKSEKDKPPVEEKETRAQEKANEVPAEEKPEKVEDKPAEEKTKDSIAAEKAETKKEKKPEKAEAEKPVKSEKKPKKERSESMTLLQKDEAIVTRADIDENFKQEIIDAGGESLGICFQCGTCTAACPSGRRTPYRIRQLVRRSLIGLKEDVIPDDTLWMCTTCYECQERCPRGIKIVDIVKIVRNYAAQAGYMGKAHKMVGSFVIKTGHGVPINPQTKELRKSVGLDELPPTTHSFPEALEEVQTIVKATQFDNLIGYNWETETID, from the coding sequence ATGAGCTTTTTAAAACGCTTGAAAAACGTATTTAGTGGCGAAGATGATTCGGAAAAGAAAGAAGAAGCAGTGAAATCAGAAAAAGACAAGCCCCCGGTTGAAGAAAAAGAAACCAGAGCACAAGAGAAAGCCAACGAAGTTCCAGCAGAAGAGAAGCCGGAAAAAGTAGAAGATAAACCGGCAGAAGAGAAAACCAAAGACTCAATTGCTGCAGAAAAAGCAGAGACCAAAAAAGAAAAGAAACCGGAAAAGGCTGAAGCTGAAAAACCAGTTAAATCAGAAAAAAAGCCAAAAAAAGAAAGGAGTGAGAGTATGACTTTACTGCAAAAGGATGAAGCCATAGTAACCCGAGCAGACATAGATGAAAATTTCAAACAGGAAATAATCGATGCTGGTGGAGAATCACTTGGAATATGTTTCCAATGTGGTACCTGTACTGCTGCATGCCCATCAGGAAGAAGAACCCCTTACAGGATAAGACAATTAGTTAGAAGATCCCTCATAGGCTTAAAAGAAGATGTTATTCCTGATGATACTTTATGGATGTGTACTACCTGTTACGAATGCCAGGAAAGATGCCCAAGAGGTATTAAAATCGTGGACATAGTGAAAATCGTGCGAAACTACGCTGCCCAGGCAGGATACATGGGAAAAGCACACAAAATGGTGGGAAGTTTCGTAATTAAAACTGGCCACGGTGTACCAATCAACCCACAAACCAAGGAACTCAGAAAAAGCGTGGGCCTAGATGAACTACCACCAACAACCCACAGCTTCCCAGAAGCTCTGGAAGAAGTCCAGACCATAGTAAAAGCCACACAATTCGACAACCTCATAGGCTACAACTGGGAAACAGAAACAATAGATTAA
- a CDS encoding archaeosine tRNA-ribosyltransferase, with amino-acid sequence MGALGHEAGISMLEIKLHDGPARQGKYQDIETPNILRSIQELMVDDEPMPYDVPKELAEWSVQNTLKKAENGKGLAVIHGSKYVNLRLECANALEKMGYRLFLVANSEELLKRPRDLLKIIINLRENMNPNSALFFPFAKLEFIPLLVYLGVDLFSLTTADFYAQLGVMMTPCGNYDLREYPLYDLNPEELKEYNRNSLDFVLREVRAHVQNGTLRNLVEERCCSSPEAMSALRILDRDYEYFLDKYTPLY; translated from the coding sequence GTGGGTGCCTTGGGCCATGAAGCAGGAATCAGCATGTTAGAGATAAAACTACACGACGGACCAGCCCGACAGGGCAAATATCAGGACATTGAAACACCAAATATTTTAAGATCAATCCAGGAATTAATGGTTGATGATGAACCCATGCCCTATGATGTTCCTAAAGAATTGGCAGAATGGTCAGTTCAAAATACCCTTAAAAAAGCTGAAAATGGAAAGGGCCTTGCTGTTATACACGGGTCTAAATATGTTAATCTTCGCCTTGAATGTGCTAATGCTCTTGAAAAAATGGGTTACCGCCTTTTCCTAGTGGCAAACTCTGAAGAACTTCTTAAAAGACCCCGTGATCTTTTAAAGATCATTATTAATCTCAGGGAGAATATGAATCCTAATTCAGCACTATTTTTCCCCTTTGCCAAGCTGGAATTCATACCCCTCTTGGTGTATCTGGGAGTGGATTTATTCAGCCTGACAACTGCAGATTTTTATGCCCAATTAGGAGTGATGATGACCCCCTGTGGTAATTATGATCTGAGAGAATATCCCTTGTATGATCTAAATCCAGAAGAACTCAAAGAGTACAACAGGAATTCTCTGGATTTTGTTTTAAGAGAGGTCAGAGCACATGTGCAGAATGGTACTTTGCGTAATTTAGTGGAAGAAAGGTGTTGTTCTTCTCCTGAGGCTATGTCTGCTTTAAGGATCCTGGACAGAGACTATGAATATTTCCTGGATAAGTATACGCCATTGTACTAA
- a CDS encoding class I SAM-dependent methyltransferase has protein sequence MQTEKHTHKHHGKSSRGVLDANRILESIGLENGDKFLDAGCGDGYISLAASKIVKSSGRVYALDAYEPSLDSLRKEASQNEITNMEVIQADMTVGIPLDDDLVDKCVMVNVLHGFASEKTLIPVLTEIKRILKPGGTFAVVEFDKVEGPPGPSFDVRLSPEDVELILEEHGFTIGGTEEVGRYHYLVESVKKEL, from the coding sequence TGGATGCTAACCGTATTCTAGAGTCAATTGGGTTAGAAAATGGTGATAAATTTTTGGATGCTGGTTGCGGGGATGGTTACATATCATTGGCCGCATCAAAAATAGTTAAATCTAGTGGACGGGTTTATGCACTGGACGCATATGAACCCAGCCTTGATAGTCTCAGAAAAGAGGCTAGTCAAAATGAGATAACAAACATGGAAGTGATACAGGCAGACATGACTGTTGGTATCCCTTTAGACGATGATCTTGTTGATAAATGTGTCATGGTCAACGTTCTTCACGGATTTGCCAGTGAAAAAACGTTAATACCGGTTTTAACTGAGATAAAAAGAATTTTAAAGCCAGGAGGCACCTTTGCTGTGGTGGAATTTGACAAAGTTGAGGGACCACCTGGACCATCTTTTGATGTCCGTTTGAGTCCTGAAGATGTGGAGTTAATATTGGAAGAACATGGATTCACCATTGGTGGAACTGAAGAAGTTGGCAGATACCATTACCTAGTTGAATCTGTTAAGAAAGAGTTGTGA